From one Acidibrevibacterium fodinaquatile genomic stretch:
- a CDS encoding TIGR04283 family arsenosugar biosynthesis glycosyltransferase: MSGRAPLFQGTLAIVIPVLNEAPRLPATLAALAAEAAAEIVVVDGGSDDDSVAVARGAGARVIFAARGRGAQLAAGVAATAAPWLLLLHADTVLAPGWGAVVARFIAEPEAGARAGYFRFALAERAPWARRLARVVAWRARVLGLPYGDQGLVISRALLERRGGIAALPLMEDVDLVRRLGRRRLVPLAADAVTSAARYGRGWRRRSFRNLVCLGLYYLGVKPARLAGLYYGGG, from the coding sequence GTGAGTGGCCGCGCGCCCCTTTTCCAGGGCACGCTCGCGATCGTCATTCCGGTGCTGAATGAAGCGCCGCGTCTGCCGGCAACGCTCGCGGCCCTGGCGGCGGAGGCGGCGGCGGAGATCGTCGTCGTCGATGGCGGCAGCGATGATGACAGTGTCGCCGTCGCGCGCGGCGCCGGGGCGCGGGTGATCTTCGCCGCGCGCGGGCGGGGGGCGCAGCTCGCCGCCGGGGTCGCGGCGACGGCGGCGCCCTGGCTCTTGCTGCTCCATGCCGATACCGTGCTCGCCCCGGGCTGGGGCGCGGTGGTGGCGCGCTTCATCGCCGAGCCCGAAGCCGGGGCGCGCGCCGGCTATTTCCGTTTCGCTCTCGCCGAGCGCGCGCCCTGGGCGCGGCGGCTCGCGCGCGTCGTCGCCTGGCGGGCGCGGGTGCTCGGCCTGCCCTATGGCGATCAGGGCTTGGTGATCTCGCGCGCGTTGCTCGAGCGCAGGGGCGGCATCGCGGCGTTGCCGCTGATGGAGGATGTCGATCTCGTCCGCCGCCTCGGGCGTCGCCGGCTCGTTCCGCTCGCGGCCGATGCCGTTACCTCGGCGGCGCGATATGGGCGCGGCTGGCGGCGACGGAGTTTTCGCAATCTCGTCTGTCTCGGGCTTTATTATCTCGGCGTCAAACCCGCGCGGCTCGCGGGGCTTTATTACGGCGGCGGGTGA
- a CDS encoding chloride channel protein — protein MVVVFSQASDHAQAVFQMTLGRWGPYTPFLLSPAGLTLAVWLTRRFFPGAQGSGIPQVIAALHISDQRAISALLSARIAVGKVLLTLLGLGVGASIGREGPCVQLGASIMDVLGRFDTHARPRPHLRRAFVLAGGAAGVAAAFNTPLAGIVFAIEELSHSFETRASGTTLTAVILGGITTLALVGNYTYFGVTSVSLAVGPGWLAVLVCSLAGGLAGGLFSAILVRASRGLPGLAGRLVIGHPFAFAALCGFLLAALGWLSDGTTYGTGYAQARHLVEGSAHVPWDFPFLKLAATVVSYLSGIPGGIFAPSLAVGAGIGKLLAPLVPGAPAAAMVLLGMVGYFAGVVQAPITAAVIVMEMTDNQTMTVPLLATAMLAFAVSRSFCRRPLYGALAERFLIALARRPS, from the coding sequence ATCGTCGTCGTTTTTTCGCAAGCCTCCGACCACGCGCAAGCGGTCTTCCAGATGACCCTTGGGCGATGGGGGCCTTATACGCCGTTTCTGCTCTCGCCCGCCGGGCTCACGCTTGCGGTTTGGCTGACCCGGCGGTTTTTCCCCGGCGCCCAGGGAAGCGGCATTCCGCAGGTGATCGCGGCCCTGCACATCAGCGATCAGCGCGCGATTTCGGCGCTGCTTTCGGCGCGGATCGCGGTCGGCAAGGTGCTGCTGACCCTGCTCGGCCTTGGGGTCGGCGCCTCGATCGGGCGTGAAGGGCCGTGCGTTCAGCTCGGCGCCTCGATCATGGACGTGCTCGGCCGCTTCGATACCCATGCGCGGCCGCGGCCGCATCTGCGCCGCGCCTTCGTGCTCGCCGGCGGTGCGGCTGGGGTTGCGGCCGCGTTCAACACGCCGCTCGCCGGCATCGTGTTCGCGATCGAAGAATTGAGCCATTCCTTCGAGACGCGCGCCAGCGGCACGACGCTGACGGCGGTGATCCTCGGCGGCATCACGACGCTGGCTTTGGTCGGCAACTACACCTATTTCGGCGTGACCTCGGTTTCGCTCGCGGTCGGGCCGGGCTGGCTCGCGGTGCTGGTGTGCAGCCTCGCGGGGGGGCTCGCCGGTGGCCTGTTCAGCGCGATTTTGGTGCGCGCGAGCCGTGGCTTGCCTGGTCTCGCCGGCCGGCTGGTGATCGGCCATCCGTTCGCGTTCGCCGCCCTTTGCGGCTTTTTGCTCGCCGCCCTCGGCTGGCTTTCAGACGGCACCACCTATGGCACCGGCTATGCCCAGGCCCGCCATCTCGTGGAAGGTTCAGCGCATGTCCCGTGGGATTTCCCGTTTCTCAAGCTCGCGGCAACGGTGGTTTCCTATCTCAGCGGCATTCCCGGCGGGATTTTCGCGCCTTCGCTCGCGGTCGGCGCTGGCATCGGCAAATTGCTCGCCCCCCTGGTGCCCGGCGCGCCGGCGGCGGCGATGGTGCTGCTCGGCATGGTCGGCTATTTCGCCGGCGTCGTGCAGGCGCCGATCACCGCTGCGGTGATCGTCATGGAAATGACCGATAATCAGACGATGACGGTGCCGCTGCTGGCGACCGCGATGCTCGCCTTCGCGGTCTCGCGCAGTTTCTGCCGCCGCCCGCTTTATGGCGCGCTCGCCGAGCGCTTCCTCATCGCCTTGGCCCGCCGCCCAAGCTGA
- a CDS encoding IlvD/Edd family dehydratase, producing MALGMKKGLTSYGDAEFSLFLRKAFIKAMGFSDDALARPIIGITDTASDFNPCHGNVPALITAVKRGVMLEGGLPMAFPTISIHESFAHPTSMFLRNLMALDTEEMLRAQPIDAAVLIGGCDKTIPAQLMAAASVDLPAVVLPVGPMLVGHHRGEVLGACTDCRRLWGRFRAGEMDAAEIEAVNSRLAPTFGTCMVMGTASTIACMTEALGMALPGSATIPATHADRLRAAEEAGRAAVRLAQNGPRPSEVMTEAAFRNAFTVLQAIGGSTNALIHATAIAGRLGLPVDLEAFDRIGREVPVLIDLKPSGQHYMEHFHWAGGVPALLRELAPFLELETQTVTGAPLRAALDAAEIVPGQAVIRPRANPISVGGGLAVLRGNLAPRGALLKRSAATPSLLSHEGRAVVFTSLADMEARLDDPALDVTPDDVLVLQNAGPVGAPGMPEAGYIPIPRKLARAGVKDMLRLSDARMSGTAFGTIVLHITPEAAIGGPLGLVRTGDRIRLDAEARRIDLLVDDAELRSRQAAWTSPTPAPARGYAWLYHHHVLQADEGCDFDFCREEGKKR from the coding sequence ATGGCGTTGGGGATGAAAAAAGGGCTGACCAGCTATGGCGATGCGGAATTCTCGCTGTTCCTGCGCAAGGCCTTCATCAAGGCGATGGGATTTTCCGACGACGCCCTCGCCCGCCCGATCATCGGCATCACCGATACCGCGAGCGATTTCAACCCCTGCCACGGCAACGTCCCGGCGCTGATCACCGCCGTCAAACGCGGCGTGATGCTCGAAGGCGGCCTGCCGATGGCGTTTCCGACCATCTCCATCCACGAATCCTTCGCCCACCCCACCAGCATGTTTCTCCGCAACCTGATGGCGCTCGATACCGAGGAGATGCTGCGCGCCCAGCCGATCGACGCCGCCGTCCTGATTGGCGGTTGCGACAAAACCATCCCGGCGCAGTTGATGGCCGCCGCCAGTGTCGATCTCCCCGCCGTCGTGCTGCCGGTCGGGCCGATGCTGGTCGGGCATCATCGCGGCGAGGTGCTCGGCGCCTGCACCGATTGCCGCCGCCTCTGGGGCCGCTTTCGCGCTGGCGAGATGGACGCGGCCGAGATCGAGGCGGTGAATTCCCGCCTCGCCCCCACCTTCGGCACCTGCATGGTGATGGGGACGGCGAGCACCATCGCCTGCATGACCGAAGCCCTCGGCATGGCGCTGCCGGGAAGCGCGACCATCCCGGCAACCCATGCCGATCGCTTGCGCGCCGCCGAGGAAGCCGGGCGCGCGGCGGTGCGGCTTGCCCAAAACGGCCCGCGCCCGAGCGAAGTGATGACCGAGGCCGCGTTCCGCAACGCCTTCACCGTCTTGCAGGCGATCGGCGGGTCGACCAACGCCCTGATCCATGCCACCGCCATCGCCGGGCGCCTCGGCCTCCCCGTCGATCTCGAGGCATTCGATCGCATCGGCCGCGAGGTGCCGGTGCTGATCGATCTCAAGCCGAGCGGCCAGCACTATATGGAGCATTTCCACTGGGCCGGCGGCGTGCCCGCGCTGCTTCGCGAACTCGCGCCGTTTCTCGAGCTCGAAACGCAAACCGTCACCGGCGCCCCGCTCCGCGCCGCACTCGACGCCGCCGAGATCGTGCCCGGCCAGGCGGTGATCCGCCCGCGCGCCAACCCGATCAGCGTCGGCGGCGGGCTCGCGGTGCTGCGCGGCAACCTCGCCCCGCGCGGCGCGCTCCTCAAACGTTCGGCGGCGACGCCTTCGCTCCTTTCCCATGAAGGTCGGGCAGTGGTGTTTACGTCGCTCGCCGATATGGAGGCGCGGCTCGACGATCCCGCGCTCGACGTCACGCCCGACGATGTCCTCGTCCTCCAAAACGCCGGGCCAGTCGGCGCGCCGGGGATGCCAGAAGCCGGCTATATCCCAATCCCGCGCAAGCTCGCCCGCGCCGGCGTCAAGGACATGCTGCGCCTCTCGGACGCGCGGATGAGTGGCACCGCCTTCGGCACCATCGTCCTTCACATCACGCCGGAAGCCGCGATCGGCGGCCCGCTCGGCCTCGTGCGCACGGGCGACCGCATCCGCCTCGATGCCGAAGCCCGCCGGATCGATCTCCTGGTGGACGATGCCGAACTCAGAAGCCGCCAAGCCGCCTGGACATCGCCCACGCCAGCGCCGGCACGGGGGTACGCCTGGCTCTATCACCACCACGTGCTGCAAGCCGATGAAGGTTGCGATTTCGATTTTTGTCGGGAAGAAGGGAAAAAGAGGTAA
- a CDS encoding TIGR04282 family arsenosugar biosynthesis glycosyltransferase: MAETVLIFARAPRLGTVKRRLAAGIGAREALRFHRAMLFSLARRLRADRRVRPIAVITPDHARVPGLPLPLIGQGAGDLGARMARALARFPRRRVYIVGCDIPGIGPADILAARRALGRAEAVFGPAADGGYWLVGLGPRRPARLFAGVRWSTPDALADTLANFIGRRVAFLSCRRDIDTVEDLWAQSMKPPSRSPAFPAAVSGARGSRQSSGCTKRDFGSARSRSP, from the coding sequence ATGGCGGAGACGGTGCTGATTTTCGCCCGCGCCCCGCGGCTCGGGACGGTCAAACGCCGGCTCGCCGCCGGGATCGGGGCGCGGGAAGCGCTCCGCTTTCATCGCGCCATGCTGTTTTCGCTCGCCCGCCGGCTGCGTGCTGACCGGCGGGTGCGGCCGATCGCCGTGATCACCCCCGATCACGCGCGTGTCCCGGGCCTACCGCTGCCCCTGATCGGCCAGGGCGCGGGCGATCTCGGGGCGCGGATGGCGCGGGCGCTGGCGCGTTTTCCCCGCCGGCGGGTCTATATCGTCGGCTGCGATATCCCCGGGATCGGCCCTGCCGATATCCTGGCTGCGCGGCGCGCGCTCGGGCGGGCGGAGGCGGTGTTCGGCCCGGCCGCGGATGGCGGCTATTGGCTGGTCGGGCTCGGCCCGCGCCGCCCGGCGCGGCTTTTTGCCGGGGTGCGCTGGTCGACGCCGGACGCACTCGCCGATACTTTGGCGAACTTCATCGGCCGGCGCGTCGCCTTCCTGTCCTGCCGCCGCGATATCGACACGGTTGAGGATCTATGGGCACAGTCGATGAAACCACCGTCGCGGTCTCCCGCGTTTCCGGCCGCGGTCTCCGGCGCCCGTGGCTCGCGCCAAAGCTCTGGCTGCACCAAGCGCGATTTTGGCTCGGCGCGATCGCGGTCGCCCTGA
- a CDS encoding PA0069 family radical SAM protein, producing the protein MEAKPDPRTSPLPRGRGATHNPPVRFETQHAEAFDDGWGTLAAQAGAPPPLPTTLIRDASRSAISWNESPDLGFDRSVNPYRGCEHGCVYCFARPSHAYLGFSPGLDFESKIVFKPDIARLLVREWQRPGYVARPIVLGSNTDPYQPLERRLALTRAILEAMLRFSHPVAIVSKSAGMLRDLDLLQALAAKRLVRVHLSITTLDPKLARAMEPRAASPARRLHALAALAQAGVPAGVLAAPMIPGLNDAELERILAAAAGAGASHAGYVVLRLPHELRELFAAWLVAHRPERARHVLSLIRETRAGKLNEAAFHRRFRGSGAYADLLAQRFAAASRKYGFAPHRAELDCSAFSPHPERKPAQQLTLAL; encoded by the coding sequence ATGGAGGCGAAACCCGATCCCCGCACCTCGCCGCTGCCACGCGGCCGTGGCGCGACCCATAATCCGCCGGTACGCTTTGAGACCCAGCACGCGGAGGCCTTTGATGACGGCTGGGGCACGCTCGCGGCGCAGGCGGGGGCACCGCCGCCGCTCCCAACCACCCTGATCCGCGATGCCAGCCGCTCGGCGATCAGTTGGAACGAAAGCCCCGATCTCGGGTTCGATCGCAGCGTCAATCCCTATCGCGGCTGCGAGCATGGCTGCGTCTATTGTTTCGCGCGCCCGAGCCATGCCTATCTCGGCTTCTCGCCCGGCCTCGATTTCGAGAGCAAGATCGTCTTCAAGCCCGATATCGCGCGGCTTCTCGTGCGCGAGTGGCAGCGCCCCGGCTATGTCGCGCGCCCGATCGTGCTCGGAAGCAATACCGATCCCTATCAGCCTCTGGAGCGGCGGCTCGCGCTTACCCGCGCCATTCTCGAGGCGATGCTGCGATTTTCGCATCCGGTCGCGATCGTCAGCAAATCGGCCGGCATGCTGCGCGATCTCGATCTCCTGCAAGCGCTCGCGGCGAAACGGCTGGTCAGGGTGCATCTTTCGATCACCACCCTCGATCCCAAGCTCGCCCGCGCCATGGAGCCGCGCGCGGCAAGCCCGGCGCGGCGCCTTCACGCGCTCGCGGCGCTCGCGCAAGCCGGTGTCCCGGCGGGCGTGCTTGCGGCGCCGATGATCCCCGGCCTCAATGACGCCGAACTCGAGCGCATCCTCGCCGCCGCCGCCGGGGCCGGGGCATCGCATGCCGGCTATGTCGTGCTGCGGCTGCCGCATGAATTGCGCGAACTTTTTGCCGCCTGGCTCGTCGCCCACCGGCCTGAGCGGGCGCGGCATGTGTTGAGCCTGATCCGCGAAACCCGCGCCGGCAAGCTCAACGAGGCGGCGTTTCATCGCCGTTTTCGCGGCAGCGGCGCCTATGCCGATCTTCTCGCCCAGCGCTTTGCGGCGGCTTCGCGCAAATACGGGTTTGCGCCGCACCGCGCCGAACTCGATTGTTCCGCCTTCTCCCCGCATCCCGAAAGGAAGCCAGCGCAACAGCTCACGCTCGCCCTGTGA
- a CDS encoding NAD(P)-binding protein, which translates to MTERAGKTAIVIGAGIGGLAAAAALAPHFAEILVLERDHPPPGAGARSGVPHGDQAHVLLLGGQLALAELLPGFEADLAAAGAVPLRQSADSYMDFPRLGRLPPFDIGINFYAASRPLIEAVVRRRVAALAPVTIREGVRVAALVTTPDGSAVIGVRHAGADGAPETLIADLVIDAAGRNGTLSRTMLADTGHAPLAVTEIGMEVAYTTGIFIPAEDAARDWKYAYVLAGPPAETRSGLILPIEGGRWLVTMVGRFGERPPADPAGFLEFARGLRTSVLYEALKAAAPLGKFTRFITPGNTWRHFERLAAPPRGWLPIGDTICDLNPVYGQGMAVAAQEAVLLRRLLDEGGDLAALPAAYLARLAAIITPAWSAVLSDLGFAETIGERPPDFAERLRFAAAVAVVAAREPEMRRLWTEVTNLQKPPSVFQAPAFRARIGAVMAEMAARA; encoded by the coding sequence ATGACCGAGCGAGCCGGTAAAACCGCGATCGTCATTGGCGCCGGGATCGGCGGGCTTGCCGCCGCGGCGGCGCTGGCCCCGCATTTCGCCGAAATCCTGGTTTTGGAGCGTGATCACCCGCCCCCCGGCGCGGGCGCGCGAAGCGGCGTGCCGCATGGTGATCAGGCGCATGTCCTGCTTCTCGGCGGGCAGCTTGCGTTGGCCGAGCTGCTGCCCGGGTTCGAGGCCGATCTCGCCGCCGCCGGCGCCGTTCCGCTGCGCCAAAGCGCCGACAGCTACATGGATTTCCCCCGGCTCGGGCGGTTGCCGCCGTTCGATATCGGCATCAATTTCTATGCCGCCTCGCGGCCGCTGATCGAGGCGGTGGTGCGGCGGCGTGTCGCCGCCTTGGCTCCTGTGACGATCCGCGAGGGGGTGCGCGTCGCGGCGCTGGTGACGACGCCGGATGGCAGCGCGGTGATCGGCGTGCGGCATGCCGGCGCAGACGGCGCGCCGGAGACGCTGATCGCCGATCTCGTCATCGATGCCGCCGGACGCAATGGCACGTTGAGCCGAACGATGCTGGCCGATACCGGCCATGCCCCGCTCGCGGTGACCGAAATCGGCATGGAGGTTGCCTATACGACCGGCATTTTCATACCCGCCGAGGATGCGGCGCGGGATTGGAAATACGCTTATGTGCTCGCCGGACCGCCGGCGGAGACGCGATCGGGGCTGATCCTGCCGATCGAGGGGGGGCGCTGGCTGGTCACCATGGTTGGCCGCTTCGGCGAGCGCCCGCCCGCCGATCCCGCGGGATTTCTCGAATTCGCGCGTGGGCTCAGAACCTCGGTGCTTTATGAGGCGCTGAAAGCCGCGGCGCCGCTCGGCAAGTTCACCCGCTTCATCACGCCCGGGAATACTTGGCGGCATTTCGAGCGCCTCGCGGCGCCGCCGCGTGGCTGGCTGCCGATCGGCGATACGATCTGCGATCTTAACCCGGTTTATGGCCAAGGCATGGCGGTCGCGGCGCAGGAAGCGGTTTTGCTGCGCCGGCTTCTGGATGAGGGCGGCGATCTCGCGGCGCTGCCGGCGGCCTATCTCGCCAGGCTCGCGGCGATCATCACGCCGGCCTGGTCGGCGGTGCTGAGCGATCTCGGCTTTGCCGAGACCATCGGCGAGCGGCCGCCTGATTTCGCCGAGCGTCTGCGCTTTGCCGCCGCCGTCGCGGTCGTCGCGGCGCGCGAGCCGGAGATGCGGCGCCTCTGGACCGAGGTGACCAATCTTCAGAAGCCGCCCAGCGTGTTCCAGGCGCCGGCATTTCGCGCCCGGATCGGCGCGGTGATGGCGGAGATGGCGGCGCGCGCGTGA